One genomic region from Rosa rugosa chromosome 1, drRosRugo1.1, whole genome shotgun sequence encodes:
- the LOC133724471 gene encoding uncharacterized protein LOC133724471, with protein sequence MNFEHPSSSDCRYTEVQSADQDSAEPQQEERVSYGDENFTAKSRVGKSFAELTAEDVEGREFATLDDAENWYRMYATALGFMTRLQRVTRGIGGRITRRRLVCNKEGKREAKWLQKEDRVRNAKQETRCNCLAACCIHFNKNSQTYIITEFKTEHNHDLAMHSNGSVTNADTGHLGARRTCSVSTSRADDYTVKSNGGFEFVGDTEKDLFNKIEAEPRAKLFKQGEETAPIVEVSDITMPPWSINLVGFGDEYRCDHVDIPRGVTYSYVSLSPHVKAVSADTASTLLRQIAGLTSIATEQSLKARDEILRLKRDSELALKTKEAEAAVLKRELAECRRELELVNSADKYRYRTIEEVGGNSKKQITEDNCNRGQSPEGGADIQLLCSLGGWKSGFSPDKDMEFDSSKRKRR encoded by the exons ATGAACTTTGAGCATCCCAGTTCGAGTGATTGCCGATACACAGAGGTCCAATCTGCTGATCAGGACTCAGCTGAACCACAACAGGAAGAGAGGGTCAGTTATGGGGATGAGAATTTTACTGCCAAAAGCCGTGTTGGGAAAAGTTTTGCAGAATTGACTGCAGAGGATGTAGAAGGAAGAGAATTTGCCACTCTGGATGATGCCGAAAATTGGTATAGAATGTATGCAACTGCACTTGGTTTTATGACAAGATTGCAGAGGGTTACTAGAGGGATTGGAGGCAGGATAACGAGGCGAAGATTGGTTTGTAATAAAGAAGGTAAAAGAGAAGCAAAGTGGCTGCAAAAAGAGGACCGCGTTCGTAATGCTAAGCAAGAGACCCGATGCAACTGCCTAGCAGCATGCTGTATCCATTTCAATAAGAATAGTCAAACATACATTATCACTGAATTCAAAACTGAACACAATCACGATCTTGCCATGCATTCCAATGGTTCGGTTACTAATGCAGACACGGGACACCTTGGTGCAAGGCGCACTTGTTCAGTCAGCACCTCTAGGGCAGATGACTACACGGTGAAAAGCAATGGGGGGTTTGAGTTTGTGGGAGACACTGAGAAGGATCTTTTCAACaagatagaggcagagccaagGGCCAAATTGTTTAAGCAG GGGGAAGAAACTGCACCAATAGTGGAGGTGAGTGACATTACAATGCCACCTTGGAGCATTAACCTAGTAGGGTTCGGCGATGAGTATAGATGCGATCACGTTGACATACCACGGGGAGTGACTTATAGCTATGTCTCATTGTCACCACATGTTAAAGCG GTTAGTGCCGACACAGCGTCAACATTACTTCGGCAGATTGCTGGTCTGACATCAATAGCAACAGAGCAGTCGCTAAAGGCGCGTGACGAGATTTTGCGCCTGAAGAGGGACAGT GAGCTGGCACTCAAGACAAAGGAAGCTGAAGCTGCGGTGCTGAAGAGGGAATTA GCTGAGTGTCGGCGAGAGTTGGAATTGGTGAATTCGGCAGATAAATATAGGTACAGAACCATCGAAGAGGTTGGCGGGAATTCTAAAAAGCAG ATTACAGAGGATAACTGCAATAGGGGTCAATCTCCAGAGGGTGGTGCTGATATTCAACTTTTATGCTCACTGGGTGGGTGGAAAAGTGGCTTTTCCCCAGACAAAGATATGGAATTTGATTCAAGTAAGCGTAAGAGGCGATAA
- the LOC133724473 gene encoding G-type lectin S-receptor-like serine/threonine-protein kinase LECRK3: MASSSVLVIFLLSTVLIIISIMPNVKAQRNHSKSNFNISLGSSLSPNVDNLSISSWLSSSGRFAFGFYPQGNGFAVGIRLLDPPNNTVVWTANRDDPPVSPNSTLKLTRDGLLLRSEGGKEIPIANGSSLQATGASSNSSTASAAMLDSGNFVLYDKTSHVIWESFGLPTDTILGGQDLWPPMGLVSSASVVDHSSGQFSLVMQDDGHLVAYPPNSSSAYWASMTYSGFHLTLNLSGFLVLSSQSSDLIVQVLANGSYHHPQDNQTTIYRATLDVDGNFRLYLHNFLMSGSSEGAVMAIWSALQDPCDVKGICGFNSYCEVVMQKKAAEVECKCYPGFVYNNASQKSLGCYHNFPVDGCTRNEEPRLWYTVEALDNTSWNNQSYSVTPNQNKEDCSDSCLGDCNCWAVLYTDADCRKYNLPLLYGKTTSNIFSKGFVKVLLTKRPTVNESKNNSLILILAITLGSIAFLCFVFAISSFTIYKHRVHRYKKLLKHSSLALAEQEYFTLQSFSYAELERATYGFKEEIGRGTFGAVYKGTLSGGSSNKTVAVKRLENVVDEGVREFIAEITTIGRTHHRNLIQLLGFCIEGSRKLLVYEYMSNGSLADLIFKAKSVHSSWKERVRLVFDVAKGVLYLHDECSVHIIHSNLKPQNVLLDHTWTAKISDFGLARLVPNETKINSTGGGGGAGTVEEVRRGYLAPEWQKNALISVKADIYSFGIVLLEIVCCRRNIEVNVSTPDEIILSSWVSKCFAAGELDKLVENDENVDLKTLERMVKVGLWCVQHDPALRPLMKNVILMLEGTMDIPVPPCPELPSLV; the protein is encoded by the coding sequence atggcttcttcttctgtaCTGGTTATATTCTTACTCAGTACTGTTTTGATTATTATCTCGATCATGCCCAATGTAAAAGCTCAAAGAAACCACTCCAAATCCAATTTTAACATCAGCCTGGGCTCCTCTCTATCCCCCAATGTTGATAACCTCAGTATTTCTTCATGGTTGTCATCTTCTGGCCGTTTCGCCTTCGGTTTCTACCCACAAGGCAACGGCTTTGCTGTTGGTATACGGCTTCTTGATCCACCAAACAACACAGTTGTGTGGACTGCAAATCGAGATGACCCCCCTGTCTCCCCAAACTCTACACTGAAACTAACAAGAGACGGTCTCTTGCTTCGATCAGAGGGAGGCAAAGAAATACCTATTGCTAATGGCTCAAGTTTACAAGCGACTGGTGCTTCATCAAACTCATCAACTGCGTCTGCAGCTATGCTCGACTCCGGAAACTTTGTACTGTATGATAAGACTTCTCATGTTATCTGGGAGAGCTTCGGTCTCCCAACGGATACAATACTGGGAGGCCAAGATTTGTGGCCGCCCATGGGTCTGGTATCTAGTGCATCTGTTGTAGACCACTCCAGCGGGCAATTTTCCTTGGTGATGCAGGATGATGGACACCTTGTAGCCTACCCGCCAAACAGTTCTTCTGCTTATTGGGCTTCTATGACCTATAGTGGTTTCCATCTTACTCTCAACCTATCAGGCTTTCTCGTTTTGAGTAGCCAATCCAGTGATCTGATTGTTCAGGTCTTGGCAAACGGCTCGTACCATCACCCACAAGACAATCAAACCACAATCTACCGAGCAACGCTTGATGTCGATGGGAATTTCAGATTGTACTTGCATAACTTTCTGATGTCCGGTAGTTCAGAGGGAGCTGTAATGGCTATTTGGTCAGCTTTGCAAGATCCTTGCGACGTCAAAGGCATTTGTGGCTTCAACAGTTATTGTGAAGTAGTCATGCAAAAGAAAGCAGCTGAAGTAGAGTGCAAATGTTACCCTGGATTTGTTTACAACAACGCCAGTCAGAAGTCTCTCGGGTGCTATCATAATTTCCCTGTAGACGGCTGCACCAGAAATGAAGAGCCACGGCTGTGGTACACGGTAGAGGCCTTGGACAATACATCGTGGAATAATCAATCTTATTCAGTGACACCAAATCAAAACAAGGAAGATTGCAGTGACTCTTGCCTGGGAGACTGCAATTGTTGGGCTGTGCTATATACAGATGCTGATTGCAGAAAATACAACCTTCCACTTTTATATGGCAAAACAACTTCAAATATATTCTCTAAGGGTTTCGTCAAAGTGCTTCTAACCAAACGCCCGACGGTAAATGAAAGCAAGAATAATAGTCTAATTCTAATTCTTGCCATCACTCTGGGTTCCATTGCATTCTTGTGTTTTGTCTTTGCCATCTCGAGTTTCACCATATACAAGCACCGAGTTCATAGGTACAAGAAGCTGTTAAAACATTCGAGTTTGGCATTAGCTGAACAAGAGTACTTCACTTTACAATCGTTTTCTTATGCTGAGCTCGAAAGAGCAACATATGGCTTCAAGGAAGAGATAGGAAGGGGTACTTTCGGAGCTGTTTATAAAGGAACTCTATCCGGGGGCAGCTCTAACAAAACTGTTGCTGTTAAAAGACTGGAGAACGTGGTTGATGAAGGAGTAAGGGAATTTATAGCTGAAATTACCACCATTGGACGAACTCACCACAGAAACTTAATTCAGTTGCTTGGTTTCTGTATTGAGGGTTCTCGGAAGCTTCTTGTTTATGAATACATGAGCAATGGCTCACTTGCGGATCTTATCTTTAAGGCCAAAAGTGTGCACTCATCTTGGAAAGAAAGGGTAAGACTTGTATTCGATGTGGCTAAAGGGGTCCTCTATTTACATGACGAATGCAGTGTCCATATCATTCACTCCAATTTGAAACCCCAAAACGTACTCTTGGATCATACTTGGACGGCTAAGATATCTGATTTCGGTTTGGCTAGGCTGGTGCCaaatgaaacaaaaatcaactctactggaggaggaggaggagcgggAACAGTCGAAGAGGTGAGAAGAGGTTACTTGGCGCCTGAATGGCAGAAGAATGCTCTGATATCTGTAAAAGCTGATATCTACAGTTTTGGTATTGTGCTTCTAGAGATTGTATGTTGTAGAAGAAACATTGAAGTAAATGTTTCAACACCAGATGAGATAATTCTTTCGAGTTGGGTCAGTAAATGCTTTGCTGCTGGAGAATTAGATAAGCTTGTGGAGAACGATGAAAATGTAGATTTGAAGACCCTAGAAAGAATGGTGAAGGTGGGGTTGTGGTGTGTTCAACATGATCCAGCTTTGCGTCCTTTGATGAAGAATGTAATCTTGATGTTGGAAGGGACAATGGACATACCAGTTCCCCCATGTCCAGAGCTTCCCTCTCTTGTTTGA